Proteins encoded by one window of Chondromyces crocatus:
- a CDS encoding AAA family ATPase, which translates to MDLRRFLEQAVQLSSVLSRIHQAGSLHLEIQPSNIVVSPETGEIELRGSQVAGGISPDAPDELRVSPASLPYIAPERTGRIDQAIDQRSDLYSLGVTLYELLSEKLPFEAEDAPGWVHCHVARAPTPLKEVVPEVPVIVADIIMKLLEKAPEGRYQTAVGLGVDLRRCLTSLDARGVVEPFQLGTLDMSEKLQIPTKLYGRARERTTLLEAFERVVATGAAELVLVAGYSGIGKTSLVREVQIPIVRERGNFISGKFEQLQRDIPYRTISQSFGEFVRQLLAESPEALAGWAKRLTDALGANGRLITDVIPQLSVVIGEQPPVPPLPAAEAQSRFLRVFQAFVGAVARRKHPLVLFIDDLQWADPASLKLLRHLIAAPESRHLLVIGAYRDNEVSPSHPLMEVLDGIRAVGANISTIFLGPLLHEHLMALLMDTLHCDEMYAAPLTGLLAQKTGGNPFFVGQFLTELYRKKLLRVDPVHSAWRYDIEEIEAEELTENVVDLVLGRLKRLAPETQRVLTLAACIGSRIEADVLASLHGQSPQKTHADLAPAIREGLVARRGGTYKFLHDRVQQAAYMLIPRDKRAEMHLRVGRLFLIQTPENALENRLFEITNQLNIGVSLITDPDEQRRVASLNLGAGKKAKTSGAYGAAVGYFTSGVALIKDDWTDDDDFAFTLYVELADSTCLNGDFERAAELCSLLLERAKERLHRVAAYRIQMQIHTTRSEHEQCIEVGLKCLSLLGLELHRRPSDEEVMSELHRVREALRHRSLADVLEQPRMTDPLTATLMGAIAVMFPSTFYLDPTLNDLLVCQMVQLSLQHGTADTTGMGFVSLARMFCLRLGAFEEGDNLGKLGYDLVEKWNVVAYKPEVANMYSSGISIWRHHVDTFVEYARHGIRAANDIGSSTWGSFNHLQLVLAQIVRGDPLDEVRKASVAALDYISKAKIAFAADAVVSMQRFVQAMRGASDHLGTLDGEGFEERAFEEHLEKESFPTVKLFYYNMKVQERFLAGNFAESFAAAEAAERNIDGGNGMMTLAEYYYYAALARAAHHAEASAEVQADIRRALVEYVERLRVWAENCPDNFAGKHALVSAEIARIEERFSDAAELYDRAIALFRRSRFVHQEALASEFAARFYMSRGYTGLPGLYLREAVAGYSRWGASAKVRQLEQQYALVLDQEQRRATSHGVMKMAAEAVDAQTAVKVSQALSGDMTPAEMMGSLMRLVVEHEGAERCCLLLTGDGLRLVAEGLVGREGINIRVFERGAAPPANRIPMSIINYVQRTRERVLISNLAERNAFGADEYLLREQPKSVLCLPLMRSPGEVGGLLYLENRLVHGAFILRRLSLLEFLAALSLQNTVLRDELAQESAKRRQAEDALQRNEKLLQELVESAGPTI; encoded by the coding sequence ATGGATCTTCGTCGATTTTTGGAGCAGGCGGTCCAGCTTTCATCGGTGCTGTCGAGAATTCACCAGGCAGGCTCCCTGCATCTGGAGATTCAACCCTCGAACATCGTGGTGAGCCCGGAGACCGGTGAGATCGAACTGCGAGGCAGCCAGGTCGCAGGAGGCATTAGCCCGGACGCTCCCGACGAGCTGAGGGTGAGCCCGGCCTCGTTGCCCTACATCGCTCCCGAGCGGACGGGACGCATCGACCAGGCGATCGATCAACGGAGCGACCTGTACTCGCTCGGGGTGACCCTCTACGAGCTGCTCTCGGAGAAGCTGCCGTTTGAGGCAGAAGATGCTCCGGGCTGGGTGCATTGCCACGTTGCAAGGGCGCCGACGCCTCTCAAGGAGGTGGTGCCGGAGGTGCCCGTCATCGTGGCGGACATCATCATGAAGTTGCTCGAGAAGGCTCCGGAGGGGCGCTACCAGACGGCAGTGGGCCTGGGCGTCGATCTTCGACGATGCCTCACGAGTCTGGACGCGCGGGGCGTCGTTGAGCCTTTCCAGCTTGGCACCCTTGACATGTCGGAGAAGCTTCAGATCCCGACGAAGCTCTATGGTCGAGCGCGAGAGCGCACCACCTTGCTGGAAGCATTCGAGCGGGTGGTGGCCACGGGGGCAGCCGAGCTGGTGCTCGTGGCCGGCTACTCCGGTATCGGAAAGACCTCGCTGGTCCGAGAGGTACAGATACCGATCGTCCGTGAGCGTGGCAATTTCATCTCGGGAAAGTTCGAGCAGCTCCAGCGCGACATTCCCTATCGGACGATTTCTCAGTCATTTGGTGAATTCGTTCGCCAGCTCTTGGCCGAGAGCCCCGAGGCACTGGCCGGCTGGGCAAAGCGACTGACGGATGCGCTCGGAGCGAATGGGCGCCTCATCACGGACGTCATCCCGCAGCTGTCGGTCGTCATCGGCGAGCAACCCCCTGTTCCTCCGCTTCCGGCGGCCGAGGCACAGAGCCGATTCCTCCGTGTGTTTCAGGCCTTCGTTGGTGCGGTGGCTCGTCGCAAGCATCCCCTGGTGCTCTTCATCGACGACTTGCAGTGGGCGGACCCCGCGAGCTTGAAGCTTCTGCGCCATCTGATTGCTGCTCCGGAGTCCAGGCATTTGCTCGTCATCGGGGCATATCGTGACAACGAGGTGAGTCCCTCGCACCCTTTGATGGAGGTTCTGGATGGCATCCGGGCGGTGGGTGCCAACATCTCCACCATTTTTCTGGGTCCACTGCTCCACGAGCACCTCATGGCCCTCCTGATGGACACGCTTCATTGCGACGAGATGTATGCTGCGCCGCTCACAGGCTTGCTGGCCCAGAAGACTGGAGGGAATCCCTTCTTCGTAGGGCAGTTCTTGACGGAGCTTTATCGCAAGAAGCTGCTCCGGGTCGATCCGGTTCATAGCGCCTGGCGCTACGACATCGAGGAGATCGAAGCCGAAGAGCTGACCGAGAACGTCGTCGATCTGGTGCTGGGCCGCCTGAAGCGCCTGGCACCGGAGACACAGCGGGTCCTCACGCTGGCCGCTTGCATTGGAAGTCGCATCGAAGCCGATGTCCTGGCCAGTCTCCATGGTCAATCCCCCCAGAAGACACACGCGGACCTGGCCCCAGCCATTCGCGAGGGCCTCGTGGCGCGCAGGGGGGGAACCTACAAGTTTCTCCATGACCGGGTGCAGCAAGCTGCCTACATGCTCATCCCGCGTGACAAGCGTGCCGAGATGCATTTGCGGGTCGGGCGGCTCTTTCTGATCCAGACCCCCGAGAACGCGCTCGAAAATCGCCTGTTCGAGATCACGAACCAGCTCAACATCGGTGTTTCGCTCATCACCGATCCGGACGAACAGCGTCGCGTGGCTTCTTTGAACCTGGGCGCTGGCAAGAAGGCAAAGACATCAGGAGCCTATGGCGCAGCGGTCGGCTACTTCACCTCCGGTGTTGCGCTCATCAAGGATGACTGGACCGATGACGACGACTTTGCGTTCACGCTTTATGTGGAGCTCGCCGATAGCACTTGTTTGAATGGTGATTTCGAGCGTGCCGCCGAGCTGTGTTCGCTGTTGTTGGAGCGTGCGAAGGAAAGGCTCCACCGTGTCGCGGCGTACAGGATTCAGATGCAGATCCACACGACGCGCTCGGAGCACGAGCAGTGCATCGAGGTCGGCCTGAAGTGCCTCTCGCTGCTCGGCCTCGAGTTGCACCGCCGTCCGAGCGATGAGGAGGTGATGTCGGAACTGCACCGAGTGCGAGAGGCACTCCGGCACCGCTCCTTGGCGGACGTCCTGGAGCAGCCGCGAATGACGGACCCGTTGACCGCGACCCTCATGGGAGCGATAGCAGTCATGTTCCCGTCGACGTTCTATCTGGACCCGACCCTCAATGACTTGCTGGTGTGCCAGATGGTCCAGCTCAGCCTGCAGCACGGGACTGCGGACACGACGGGTATGGGCTTCGTGAGCCTCGCAAGGATGTTCTGCTTGCGGCTCGGCGCCTTCGAGGAAGGGGACAACCTCGGAAAGCTCGGGTACGACCTCGTCGAGAAGTGGAACGTGGTCGCCTACAAGCCCGAAGTTGCGAACATGTATTCATCCGGAATATCGATCTGGAGACATCATGTGGACACCTTCGTCGAGTACGCACGCCATGGCATCCGCGCCGCCAATGATATCGGCAGCTCGACGTGGGGGAGCTTCAATCACCTCCAGCTCGTCCTAGCTCAAATTGTGCGCGGCGATCCCCTCGATGAGGTGCGCAAGGCGAGCGTTGCGGCCCTCGATTACATCTCGAAGGCGAAGATAGCCTTTGCTGCGGATGCAGTGGTCAGCATGCAGAGGTTCGTCCAGGCGATGCGTGGAGCGTCGGATCACCTGGGGACCCTCGACGGCGAAGGGTTCGAGGAGCGGGCTTTCGAAGAGCACCTGGAGAAGGAGAGCTTCCCGACCGTCAAGCTCTTCTACTACAACATGAAGGTCCAGGAGCGTTTCCTGGCGGGTAACTTCGCCGAGTCCTTCGCCGCCGCGGAGGCCGCGGAGCGGAACATCGACGGCGGCAACGGCATGATGACGCTGGCCGAGTACTATTACTACGCGGCTCTTGCCAGGGCTGCTCATCATGCTGAGGCCTCGGCGGAGGTGCAGGCCGATATCCGGCGTGCGCTGGTCGAGTATGTCGAGCGCCTGCGGGTGTGGGCCGAGAACTGTCCGGATAATTTTGCCGGCAAACACGCCCTGGTCTCGGCAGAGATCGCGAGGATCGAGGAGAGATTCTCCGACGCTGCCGAGCTTTATGACCGCGCAATCGCATTGTTCCGACGGAGTAGGTTCGTCCATCAGGAGGCTCTGGCGAGTGAGTTTGCCGCGCGGTTCTACATGAGCCGTGGCTACACGGGGCTCCCCGGCCTGTACCTTCGGGAGGCGGTGGCCGGATACTCCCGCTGGGGGGCGAGCGCCAAGGTGCGCCAGCTCGAACAGCAATACGCCCTGGTTCTCGATCAAGAGCAGCGGCGGGCGACGAGCCACGGCGTGATGAAGATGGCTGCCGAAGCCGTGGACGCCCAGACGGCCGTGAAGGTGTCTCAAGCGCTCTCGGGCGACATGACGCCAGCGGAGATGATGGGGTCCTTGATGCGGCTCGTCGTCGAGCACGAGGGGGCAGAGCGATGCTGCTTGCTGCTCACGGGCGATGGGCTGCGACTGGTCGCTGAAGGGCTGGTGGGGAGAGAAGGCATCAACATCCGGGTCTTCGAGCGCGGTGCGGCACCTCCGGCGAACCGCATCCCGATGTCGATCATCAATTATGTGCAGCGGACACGAGAGCGCGTGCTGATCAGCAATCTCGCCGAGCGCAATGCCTTCGGTGCAGACGAATATCTCCTTCGTGAGCAGCCCAAGTCGGTTCTATGCCTGCCGTTGATGAGGAGTCCGGGCGAGGTTGGAGGTCTTCTGTATCTGGAGAACCGGCTGGTCCACGGCGCATTCATCTTGCGCCGCCTCTCCCTTCTCGAGTTCTTGGCGGCCCTGTCACTTCAGAACACTGTTCTGCGGGATGAACTGGCGCAGGAGAGCGCGAAACGGCGTCAGGCCGAGGACGCGCTTCAGCGCAACGAGAAGCTGTTGCAGGAGCTAGTGGAGTCGGCAGGCCCGACTATCTGA
- a CDS encoding type I polyketide synthase has product MACNFPGARNAEAYWQNIRDGVESIVPLSEQDLAAAGVPPEIASDPSYVRARAVLDGVEWFDAAFFSMTPREAEILDPQHRIFLECTWEALEHAGYNPDGFNGSIGVYGGGSGHNTYFLSNLYPNHDLMRAMEYQILLANDKDFLTTRTSYKLNLRGPSVTVQTGCSTSLVAVHMACQALLTYQCDMALAGGVAINVPTRSGYLYRHGMILSPDGRCRAFDAEAQGTVVGNGAGVVVLRRLEDALDSGDHILAVIRGSAVNNDGAAKIGFTAPGVEGQAQVIAQALAMAETNPETISYVEAHGTGTRLGDPIEIAALTRAFRARSEGRRNGWCAIGSVKTNIGHLDVAAGIAGLIKVIQALRNREIPPSLHYKRANPEIDFASSPFKVSTELRAWESTGNPRRAGVSSFGIGGTNAHVVVEEAPHAAAAPGGRPWQLLLLSARTRTALDSVSENLVGYLRKWPDVSLPDVTFTLQVGRKAFPHRRMLICKDAEEAATLLSTLGDRRVLTQLEESIDRPVVFMFSGQGTQYVGMAQELYEREPTFRAGIDLCAAMLQPELGLDLRDVLYPQPSREAWAAEMLKQTRLAQPALFVIEYALATLWMEWGLKPAAMIGHSLGEYVAACIAGVFSLSDALTLVAKRGHLMQEMPVGAMLSVPLPEADLKPFLGNLSLAAVNSPSACVVAGPIEEVRALEDRLLVECDVECQWLQTSHAFHSAMMEPVLEPFLAVLRRIPRLAPKIPIVSNVTGSWLSSGEAQSAEYWARHLREPVRFLDGLGEVLVDPARALLEIGPGRVLSTLARQHPSRGSGRVVLSSIRQPQHPQSDVGFLLETLGQLWLSGIRIDWAGFHTHEPRRRVPLPTYPFERNRYWIEAPQPLSGAVRPPARPAPAMPGLLQLPAWKRSVLSGSVKRSAQPRDGRCCLLYADSHGLGARMEMRLRRDGYEVILVRPGESFAAEGATAFTVDPTSASDHASLLGALRRAGRVPSMILFLWGVTTPTRAPLDAARAEAAQVFGFHSLMALAQALGEVGAREEVRLGVVTSYMHKVTEGAALCPEKTTVLGPCRALSREYGNVSCISIDVDLPEPRTLQEGRLIDQILAEVSLERTESIIAYRNGERWIRTYEPARMDRPDGLPSRIREGGVYLIIGGLGFLGSTFAEHLARVARARLILTGRTVLPPRAMWEELASSEEEASAQLRRKIRTVLQLERLGVEVVCMSADVTRIDDMREVVGRAVDHFGRIDGVIHAAGSTRTGSIQGTSREEAEAVLAPKLVGAVVVDDALRGLRPDFILLCASRQAVLGGARLASQSAASTFLGAFAQRQAAVGGPLTIAVEWDPWQRSESSDDRTPGDGVESGHGVSSSAGHVLSREEVLDAWMRILTNPTPQVVVAKREEVARQRQSASSIAPPSKEVDSESIPRSVHPRPDLGTAYVAPRDPLERAIAETWEKLFGIERIGAHDNFFDLGGDSLLAVQVISRLRGVVNMDLPGHSLLNAPTVAALAELIAQSDSPSSTSLSRRRPARLLPDSLVLIKAGTTRPLFLMHPVGGHVYFYHDLASCLDSSQPVYGLQAQGIDGKGPPLTRIEEMAARYLEAVRQIQPEGPYMLGGASFGGIIAFEMAHQLLSGGQRVSLLTMMDTPAPSAVLPQQHLDSTERLAYLISGDPSLPIPSEEFRDLSPDEQLLHVLRRKKGVSRMFPKLALPELASFRKIVTANLQAALSYAPRPYPGRVLFFQASERDTLSVSAPSNGWVELARGGVAFYEVPGNHITMNLPPNVAAIAQPLQKSIAAIQDEE; this is encoded by the coding sequence GCCCGGGCCGTGCTGGATGGTGTGGAATGGTTCGACGCGGCCTTCTTTTCGATGACCCCTCGAGAGGCCGAGATCCTGGATCCTCAGCATCGTATCTTTCTCGAATGCACCTGGGAGGCGCTCGAGCATGCCGGATACAACCCCGATGGCTTCAATGGCAGCATCGGCGTGTATGGCGGAGGAAGCGGGCACAATACCTACTTCTTGAGCAACCTTTATCCCAATCACGATCTGATGCGGGCCATGGAGTATCAGATACTCCTGGCCAACGATAAAGATTTTCTCACCACGCGGACGTCGTACAAGTTGAATTTGAGGGGGCCGAGCGTGACCGTCCAGACGGGGTGCTCGACGTCGCTGGTGGCCGTGCACATGGCTTGCCAGGCCTTGCTCACGTATCAGTGCGACATGGCGCTCGCGGGCGGCGTCGCCATCAATGTGCCCACACGTTCTGGGTATCTCTACCGTCACGGAATGATCCTCTCCCCTGACGGGCGTTGCCGTGCGTTCGACGCCGAAGCCCAGGGCACCGTGGTGGGAAATGGGGCCGGCGTGGTCGTGCTCAGGCGGCTGGAGGATGCTCTCGATAGTGGTGACCACATCCTTGCCGTCATCCGAGGTTCGGCCGTCAACAATGACGGGGCTGCCAAGATTGGCTTCACCGCACCAGGGGTCGAGGGGCAAGCGCAGGTCATCGCACAAGCGCTGGCCATGGCCGAAACGAACCCGGAGACGATCTCTTACGTGGAGGCGCATGGTACCGGGACACGTCTGGGCGATCCGATCGAGATTGCTGCACTCACCAGGGCGTTTCGTGCTCGTTCAGAGGGCCGACGCAATGGGTGGTGTGCCATTGGTTCGGTGAAGACAAACATCGGGCACCTGGACGTCGCGGCTGGAATCGCTGGTCTCATCAAGGTGATCCAGGCACTGAGAAACCGTGAGATCCCACCGAGCCTGCATTACAAGAGGGCCAACCCGGAGATCGATTTCGCCAGCAGCCCGTTCAAGGTCAGCACCGAGCTGAGGGCGTGGGAATCCACAGGCAACCCTCGTCGCGCCGGGGTGAGTTCCTTCGGGATCGGAGGCACGAACGCCCATGTCGTGGTCGAAGAGGCTCCCCATGCCGCTGCTGCTCCAGGAGGGCGTCCTTGGCAGCTGCTCTTGCTGTCCGCGCGGACACGAACGGCGCTCGACAGCGTCTCCGAGAACCTCGTGGGGTATCTCCGGAAATGGCCCGATGTCAGCCTGCCTGACGTGACCTTCACGCTTCAGGTGGGCCGGAAAGCGTTCCCGCACCGACGCATGCTCATTTGCAAGGACGCGGAGGAGGCTGCGACGCTGCTGTCGACGCTCGGGGATCGGCGTGTGCTCACTCAGCTCGAGGAGTCCATCGACCGACCCGTCGTGTTCATGTTCTCCGGGCAGGGGACACAGTACGTAGGTATGGCGCAGGAGCTGTACGAGCGTGAGCCAACATTCCGTGCGGGTATCGACCTCTGCGCTGCCATGCTCCAGCCGGAGCTCGGGTTGGACCTTCGTGATGTCCTTTACCCGCAGCCCTCGCGTGAGGCGTGGGCGGCGGAGATGCTGAAGCAGACCCGTCTCGCGCAGCCCGCGCTCTTCGTGATCGAATACGCGCTTGCGACCCTGTGGATGGAATGGGGGCTCAAACCGGCAGCGATGATCGGGCACAGCTTGGGTGAATACGTCGCAGCATGCATCGCGGGCGTGTTTTCACTCTCCGATGCGTTGACCCTCGTGGCCAAGCGCGGGCACCTCATGCAGGAGATGCCCGTCGGGGCAATGCTGTCCGTTCCTTTGCCCGAAGCCGACCTGAAGCCTTTTCTCGGCAATCTATCGCTCGCGGCCGTGAATTCTCCGTCCGCCTGCGTTGTGGCTGGACCGATCGAAGAGGTGCGCGCGCTGGAGGATCGGCTGCTGGTGGAGTGTGACGTGGAGTGCCAATGGCTGCAGACCTCACACGCGTTCCACTCCGCCATGATGGAGCCGGTGCTGGAGCCGTTCCTCGCGGTCCTGCGTCGTATCCCTCGTCTGGCGCCGAAGATTCCCATCGTCTCGAACGTCACCGGATCATGGCTCTCCTCCGGTGAGGCGCAGAGCGCGGAGTACTGGGCGAGGCACCTGCGGGAGCCCGTGCGCTTCCTGGATGGTCTCGGGGAGGTGCTCGTCGATCCGGCACGCGCACTCCTCGAGATTGGTCCAGGCCGGGTGCTCTCGACGCTCGCCAGGCAACACCCGAGCAGGGGGAGCGGGCGGGTCGTGCTCTCCTCGATCAGGCAACCCCAGCACCCCCAGTCCGACGTTGGATTCCTGCTGGAGACCCTCGGACAGCTCTGGCTGTCGGGGATCCGCATCGATTGGGCTGGCTTTCATACACACGAGCCGCGCCGTCGCGTCCCTCTCCCGACCTATCCGTTCGAGCGAAACCGGTACTGGATTGAGGCCCCACAGCCGCTCTCTGGCGCGGTACGCCCTCCAGCTCGGCCAGCTCCCGCCATGCCCGGCTTGCTTCAGCTACCTGCGTGGAAGCGCTCCGTACTGTCAGGATCCGTCAAGCGTTCGGCGCAGCCGCGGGATGGTCGTTGCTGCCTTCTGTACGCCGACAGCCATGGGCTCGGGGCTCGCATGGAAATGCGCCTCCGGCGGGACGGGTATGAGGTGATCCTGGTGCGACCCGGCGAAAGCTTTGCCGCCGAGGGCGCGACGGCCTTCACCGTCGACCCGACCAGCGCGTCAGACCATGCTTCGCTGCTCGGCGCTTTGCGAAGAGCAGGGCGGGTCCCCTCGATGATCCTGTTCCTCTGGGGAGTCACCACGCCGACGCGCGCCCCGCTCGACGCCGCGCGCGCGGAGGCCGCACAAGTATTCGGGTTTCATAGCCTGATGGCACTCGCGCAGGCGCTGGGTGAGGTCGGCGCGCGTGAGGAGGTGCGGCTCGGCGTGGTGACCAGCTACATGCACAAGGTGACGGAGGGGGCGGCGCTCTGTCCGGAGAAAACAACGGTTCTTGGTCCATGCCGTGCGCTCTCACGGGAGTATGGTAACGTCTCTTGCATCAGCATCGATGTCGATCTGCCGGAGCCGCGAACGCTTCAAGAAGGCAGGTTGATCGATCAGATCCTTGCTGAGGTGAGCCTGGAGCGAACTGAATCGATCATTGCTTATCGCAATGGTGAGCGCTGGATTCGTACCTACGAGCCAGCGCGTATGGACCGGCCGGATGGTCTACCGTCGCGTATTCGCGAGGGAGGCGTCTACCTCATCATCGGCGGGCTTGGCTTCCTCGGTTCCACGTTCGCTGAACACCTCGCACGCGTGGCACGCGCGCGGCTGATTCTCACGGGCAGGACGGTGCTCCCTCCGCGCGCGATGTGGGAGGAACTGGCTTCGAGTGAAGAGGAGGCCAGTGCGCAGCTGCGCCGCAAAATCCGCACGGTCCTTCAGCTCGAGCGTCTGGGGGTCGAAGTCGTCTGCATGAGCGCGGATGTCACCCGGATCGACGACATGCGAGAGGTCGTCGGTCGAGCTGTGGATCATTTCGGTCGTATTGATGGTGTGATCCACGCAGCAGGGTCAACGCGGACGGGCTCGATCCAGGGTACGAGCCGGGAGGAGGCCGAGGCTGTCCTCGCCCCGAAGTTGGTGGGCGCCGTGGTCGTCGATGACGCTCTCCGGGGGCTCCGCCCCGATTTCATCCTACTCTGCGCCTCACGGCAGGCCGTGCTGGGAGGTGCGCGCCTGGCAAGCCAGAGCGCCGCAAGCACGTTTCTCGGGGCTTTTGCTCAGCGTCAGGCAGCCGTGGGCGGGCCGCTCACCATCGCCGTGGAGTGGGATCCGTGGCAGCGTTCGGAGTCCTCGGACGACAGAACACCTGGGGATGGGGTGGAGTCCGGCCACGGCGTCTCGTCGAGCGCCGGGCATGTGTTGAGCCGGGAAGAGGTGCTCGATGCCTGGATGCGCATCCTGACGAACCCGACCCCTCAGGTCGTCGTTGCCAAGCGAGAGGAGGTGGCGCGGCAACGTCAGTCAGCGAGTTCGATCGCTCCCCCATCGAAAGAAGTCGACTCCGAGAGCATTCCGAGATCGGTTCACCCTCGACCCGATCTCGGTACGGCGTATGTGGCTCCGCGAGACCCGCTGGAGCGGGCCATTGCCGAGACCTGGGAGAAGCTGTTCGGTATCGAGCGGATCGGGGCGCACGATAACTTCTTCGACCTCGGAGGGGATTCGCTTCTCGCGGTTCAGGTGATTTCCAGGCTGCGCGGTGTCGTCAACATGGACCTGCCGGGGCACAGCCTGCTCAATGCGCCGACCGTCGCAGCTCTCGCTGAGCTGATCGCGCAATCCGATTCTCCCTCCTCGACGTCCCTCTCGAGACGCCGTCCAGCCCGGCTTCTGCCTGACTCGCTGGTCCTCATCAAGGCGGGGACGACGCGCCCTCTCTTCCTCATGCACCCTGTCGGGGGACATGTGTATTTCTACCATGACCTCGCTTCCTGCCTGGATTCGTCGCAGCCAGTGTATGGCCTGCAGGCTCAGGGAATCGATGGGAAAGGGCCTCCGCTCACGCGTATCGAGGAGATGGCCGCCCGCTACCTGGAAGCAGTACGGCAGATTCAGCCTGAGGGCCCCTACATGCTCGGAGGTGCCTCTTTCGGAGGGATCATCGCATTCGAGATGGCACACCAGCTCCTGTCGGGCGGGCAGCGGGTCTCACTCCTGACGATGATGGATACACCTGCACCCTCGGCCGTACTTCCGCAGCAGCACCTGGACAGCACCGAGCGGCTCGCTTATCTGATCAGTGGCGATCCGAGCTTGCCCATTCCTTCCGAAGAATTTCGGGATCTATCTCCTGATGAGCAGCTCCTGCACGTGCTGCGTCGCAAGAAGGGGGTTTCCCGCATGTTTCCCAAGCTGGCATTGCCCGAGCTGGCGAGCTTCCGCAAGATCGTGACGGCGAACCTGCAAGCCGCGTTGAGCTATGCACCCCGACCGTACCCGGGTCGAGTCCTGTTCTTTCAGGCCAGCGAGCGCGATACTCTCAGTGTTTCCGCCCCATCGAATGGGTGGGTTGAACTGGCCCGGGGCGGCGTCGCGTTCTACGAAGTTCCCGGAAATCACATCACCATGAACCTTCCTCCAAATGTCGCCGCCATCGCTCAGCCATTGCAGAAATCAATCGCGGCCATCCAGGATGAGGAGTGA
- a CDS encoding pectin acetylesterase-family hydrolase, with product MLAPSPRLGCLLVLSLAALACGDGSVIRPPDGPNPGGGEGGTDEGGPGSGGAGEGGHGGGGGAGGEGGEAGGGPACTPEGPFNGEPITATAGAWTWVSVPEARCRNRSSTGFGVKLNPASDKLVIFLEGGGACFNTSTCLANPSSYSEQNFNSWRGGNGPGGILSSSNADNPVRDWNMVFVPYCTGDVHAGNATGQNVPGIAAPQNQSFVGYANIGHYLQRIVPTFTEVTQVLLTGASAGGFGAAFNYDRVAQAFCPHPVALLDDSGPPMADTYMAPCLQKRWRDLWNLDGSFPTDCADCSTANGGGIVNLASHLGAKYPDARLGLISSDKDNTIRTFFSFGQNNCASIDGLPSSMSSATYAQGLEDLRQNHLSDSASWATYFIDSTTHTYLGGNGFYSTTVSGTALTDWVARLFMGEPPGHVGP from the coding sequence ATGCTTGCTCCCTCTCCCAGACTCGGATGCTTGCTCGTCCTTTCACTTGCTGCACTCGCCTGTGGAGATGGATCCGTCATTCGTCCCCCCGACGGACCGAATCCAGGTGGTGGCGAAGGGGGTACTGACGAAGGCGGGCCTGGTTCAGGTGGGGCCGGCGAGGGGGGTCACGGAGGGGGGGGTGGGGCAGGGGGAGAGGGAGGAGAAGCCGGCGGAGGCCCGGCTTGCACGCCAGAGGGACCCTTCAATGGGGAACCGATCACCGCGACGGCCGGAGCCTGGACCTGGGTGAGCGTCCCCGAGGCCAGATGCCGTAACCGCTCATCGACGGGCTTCGGTGTGAAGCTGAATCCGGCCTCGGACAAACTGGTCATCTTCCTCGAAGGCGGCGGAGCGTGCTTCAACACGTCGACCTGCCTCGCGAACCCCAGCTCGTACAGCGAGCAGAATTTCAATAGCTGGAGGGGCGGAAACGGCCCAGGGGGAATCCTCAGCAGCAGCAATGCCGACAACCCGGTGCGCGACTGGAACATGGTGTTCGTTCCCTATTGCACGGGTGACGTGCATGCCGGCAACGCCACCGGTCAGAATGTGCCCGGCATCGCGGCTCCACAGAATCAGTCCTTCGTGGGATACGCGAACATCGGCCACTATCTCCAGCGCATCGTCCCGACCTTCACGGAGGTGACGCAGGTGCTGCTCACTGGCGCGAGTGCAGGCGGCTTCGGCGCTGCCTTCAATTACGATCGCGTCGCTCAGGCCTTCTGTCCGCACCCCGTCGCACTCCTCGATGACTCGGGACCGCCCATGGCCGACACTTACATGGCACCGTGCCTCCAGAAGCGCTGGCGGGATCTGTGGAACCTCGATGGCTCTTTCCCGACCGACTGCGCCGATTGCAGCACAGCCAATGGTGGAGGCATCGTCAACCTGGCTTCTCACCTCGGTGCCAAGTATCCGGACGCAAGGCTGGGCCTCATCTCCTCCGACAAAGACAACACGATCCGCACGTTCTTCAGCTTCGGCCAGAACAACTGTGCCAGCATCGATGGTCTCCCGTCGAGCATGTCCAGCGCTACCTATGCGCAAGGGCTGGAGGACCTACGGCAGAATCACCTGAGCGACTCCGCCTCCTGGGCGACGTACTTCATCGACAGCACGACCCACACGTATCTCGGTGGCAATGGCTTTTACAGCACCACGGTGAGCGGAACGGCGCTCACCGACTGGGTAGCCAGGCTGTTCATGGGGGAACCTCCCGGCCACGTGGGCCCCTGA
- a CDS encoding nuclear transport factor 2 family protein — MTKISSEQARDEIALRFQEWSRAVGEAKDYEFLSELLSDDWVYTDFTGTSRGKRDYIAFVDGMASYEQSMQRLDARLVRDDLVIASGVYRARAALKSGLEADNTIAFSSVWERDGHVWRCLLTHTTRVIPPP, encoded by the coding sequence GTGACGAAGATATCCAGTGAGCAAGCAAGAGACGAGATAGCGCTTCGTTTCCAGGAGTGGTCCAGAGCAGTGGGGGAGGCAAAAGATTATGAATTTCTTTCCGAGCTGCTCTCGGATGATTGGGTCTATACCGACTTTACCGGCACGAGTCGCGGTAAGCGTGATTATATCGCATTCGTCGACGGTATGGCATCTTATGAGCAAAGCATGCAGCGTCTCGATGCGCGTCTGGTCCGGGACGATCTGGTGATTGCCAGCGGTGTCTACCGGGCGCGCGCTGCACTGAAGAGCGGGCTGGAAGCCGATAACACAATCGCATTCAGCTCGGTGTGGGAGCGCGACGGTCATGTGTGGCGGTGCCTGCTCACCCACACGACCCGGGTCATCCCGCCTCCCTGA